The Chloroflexota bacterium genomic sequence CCTGTAAAGCGTTGGGGTACACAGAAGGCGATTTTCCTGATTCCGAAAAAGCCAGCCGCGAAACATTGGCTATCCCCATCTATCCTGAAATGACGGAAGAACAAATCCATTTCGTTCTAGCGACGCTGGAGAAGATTGCGTAAATTCATGAAGATTCCGATTACAAAACCATATTTTGATGAAGAAGAGTTTTCCCTAGTGCGGCAATCCCTTGAAACCGGCTGGGTTGTGCAAGGGCCTAGAGTAGCAGAGTTTGAAAGATTGCTCTCGAAATATTCAAAAATTCCTCATACTTTAGCCACGACTTCCTGTACTACGGCCCTACATCTTGGATTGGTTGCGCTGGGAATTGGCCCCGGAGATGAAGTCATCGTGCCGGCCTTTACTTTCGTGGCTACTGCAAATGTCATCGAGTATCAGAACGCGACGCCCATATTTTGTGATATTGATCCGCTCACTTTCAATATCGATGTTGCCCAACTCGAAAGCAAGATTACTGAGCGTACCAAGGCGGTCATGCCGGTTTCCCTGTTTGGTTTGAGCGCCGATATGGATCCCATTATCGAATTGGCGCGGCGCTATAATCTCTATGTTATCGAGGATGCGGCTTGTGCGGTGGGGGCTTGGTATAAGGGGCATCACGCCGGAGCGTTGGCGGATTTCGGCGCGCTTAGTTTTCACCCTCGTAAAGGCATCGTTACCGGAGAGGGGGGCATGGTGCTTACCAGCGATGAGCATTTGGCGGAGAAGATGCGCTCCTTGCGCGATCATGGCGCTACGGTGAGCGATTTGCAGCGCCATCATAGCCAAAAGAGTTACATCATGCCTGAGTACGATATGGTGGGGTTCAATTATCGCATGACCGATATTCAAGGCGCAGTAGGTGTTGCCCAGATGAGAAAGTTTAACTATATCATGGGAAAACGTAGTGAAATTGCTCGACGTTATGATGATGCGCTGGCCGAACTAAGTTGGCTTAGAACACCCTACACCCCTGATGCGTATGTGCATGGCTACCAGTCCTATGTGTGCCTATTTGCTCCTGAAGAACCGACAATGGATAATGTGGAAGAGTTGCACGCCCAACGCAATACTTTGATGGACCAATTGGAAGAAAAAGGCATCGCTACCCGTCAAGGAACGCAAGCTGTACACACCCTGGGTTATTATCGAGAAAAATATAGTTTGAGGCCGGAAGACTATCCAAATGCCTATATTGCCGATCGGCTAACCTTGGCCTTGCCGTTGTATGTTCAGTTTACGGATAACGAGCAGGCCTACACTGTGAAAAACCTAAAAGAGAAACGGGAAATGAGTCGCCGTAGGGTGTAAATGAACCATGAAAATATTAACCATTTTAGGCACTCGCCCTGAAATTATTCGTCTGAGCCGCGTGATCGAGAAGTTGGATCAGGTTAGCGAACATATCGTTGCGCATACTGGTCAGAATTATGATCCAAACCTGAATGAGGTTTTCTTTCAGCAGTTGGGGGTGCGCGCGCCGGATCATTACTTCGACGCTCGCGGTTCTTTGGGCGAGCAAATCGGGGTGATCCTGACCGAGACGGAAAAACTGCTCTTGCGTGCGCGCCCGGACAAGTTGTTGCTGCTGGGCGATACCAACAGCGCGCTTTCGGCGATTATTGCCAAGCGCATGGGTATTCCGGTGTACCATATGGAGGCGGGCAACCGCTGTTACGATGACCGCGTGCCCGAGGAAGTCAACCGGCGTATCATTGACCACAGCAGCGATATTCTGATGCCCTACACCGAGCGCAGTCGGCAGAATTTATTGCAGGAGGGCATTCCGGGACGGCGCATCTATGTGACCGGCAACCCGATTTTGGAAGTCATCGAGCATTATAGTGAGCAGATTGATTCTTCTCAGATCCTAAAAGAACTAGATATCTCCGCTGGCGAATATTTTCTCGTTACACTGCATCGCTCTGAAAATGTGGATAGCGAAGATCGTTTGCGGCAATTTGCCGGGGCGCTGGATCAACTTCAAAAACAGTACCAACTCCCGGTCATCATCAGTACGCACCCGCGCACGCGGTCTAAACTTGAAATGTTTGATGTCGCCGTCGCCAATCCAGCTATCCGCCTCTTGCCTCCATTCGGCTTTTTTGATTTTGTGGCGCTGGAAAAGAACGCTCTTTGTGTGCTATCTGACAGCGGCACCGTTCAGGAAGAGTGCGCGATTTTTCGTGTCCCCAATGTGACGCTGCGCGATGTGACCGAGCGCCCCGAAACATTGGAGTGTGGCAGCAATATGCTGAGCGGCGCAGACCCGGCCATGATCCAAAGCTGTGTGCAGGTTGTTCTTTCGCAACAGGTCAATTGGGAACCGCCTGCCGAGTATCTGGTTCGCAATGTCAGCCGCAGCGTGGTCAAAATTGTCACCGGGTTTCTCTATTCATGAGCGACAAACCGCCGCTGATTACCATCATCACCCCTGTGTATAATGGTGCAGAATATATCAAGCCGCTGATTGAGAGTGTTGCCGCTCAGGATTATCCGCATATTGAGCATCTCGTTATTGACGATGGTTCTAATGATGATGGCGCTACGGTTGCCGTTTTGGAGCAATATTCACATTTGCGCTGGTGGAGTCGTGAGAACCGTGGCCAATACCCCACTATGAATGAGGGGCTGAATGCCGCCGAGGGTGAGATTGTTTGTTTTATCAGCGCCGATGATTTGATGACACCAGGCGCGGTGCAGGCGGTTGTGGACAAGTTCCTTGCCCATCCCGAGCTTGATGGGGTGTATGGAAAAATGCTGTGGATGAGCGAGGATGGTTCGATACGATATGCGCAAGAGGTGATTACTCGAGGGCCATTATGGTTTCATCGTTATAAACCATTTATCTCCCATTGTTCCCTGTATATAAGAAAAGATACCATCGAAAGAAATAACCTATTATTTGATTCATCACTTCGATATTTGGGTGATTTTGATTGGATCAACCGAATCGCTGACGCATCCTTGAATATCAAATTCTTGGATAAGGTTTTATCGCAAGTGCGTTTTCATGAACAGCAAACCTCCCGCGTACATGCTGATGCTATTAAAGTGGAAAGTGAAATGATACATGAGCGGCATAGCATCAACCCGCAATTGGTAAAACGAATATTATTCATCCTTCACTGGATCACAATCATTCAAGCTGCATGGAGAGCCTTTCGCAGGGGGGGGATACGTGAAGTGCGCAGAATGGCTAATCTCCGAACGGTTCGTTCGTAAACCGAGGAAAAAATGAGCGCTCAACCCGTTATCACAATTTTCACGCCAACCTATAACAGGGCTAACACCCTGGTGCGGGTTTTTGACGCGCTTTGTTCGCAAACATTCCAAAAATTTGAATGGCTCATCATTGATGATGGCTCAACTGACAATACCGCAGCGCGTATTCAAGAATGGCAGCAACGGGCGGAATTTCCAATCCTTTATTACTGGCAAGAAAACCAGGGCAAGCATATTGCCCATAATCACGCCCTCACGAAGGCGCGCGGGAAATTTTTTCTCATTTTCGATTCGGATGATAGCATTGTTCCGCAGGCATTGGAAAGCTTATTGTCGGCGTGGGATTCAATCCCCGAATTGGAACGCGTTGGTTTTTGCGGCACGGCAGGATTGTGTGTTGATCAATTTGGTCGTATCGTTGGGAAGTCCTTACCTCAACCGGTGGTGGATGCCAGTTCCCTGAAAATGCGTTACGCGCATAGGGTCAGTCAGGAACACCTCAACCTGTATGTGACAGATATTTTGAAAGAGTTCCCATTTCCAGCTTTGGCGGTACCTTATCTACCAGAAGGAATTGTTTTAACGCAGATTGCCGAAAAATATAGAATTCGATACCTTAATATGCCTTTAAGAGTTTATTATGTCGAAACGGAATATGACCGGATAATGAATATTAATCCGAAATTATTGGCTCGCAGCCATTCATATTGGCACCAATTTATTCTGAATCGCGAAATTTCCTGGTTTCGTTATGCCCCGTTTTATTTTGTTCGATCCAGTATACACTATAGTCGGTTTTCACTGCATAATCAACAACGGCTAAAGGCGCAGTTTGATGGGTTAGATCATGGGTTGGCGCGGTTATTGTGGTTGCTTACATTTCCCTTTGGGATGATAGTTTTTTGGAAGGATCAACTTGCAAAATAACGGGGGCGGTGTGCAAAATATTGCGATCTTTAGCCCGTCGCTGTATATCGGTGGCGCGGAGCGGGCTGTGGTTAGTCTGGCAAATGGATTTTTGCGGCAAGGGAAAAGCGTGCATTTGCTCCTTGCCAGCGCGCGCGGCCCATTGCTGGATGAACTCGACCCAGGGATTGAAGTTGTCGATTTTGGGCAGCATAGAGTATTCGGCACCGTCGTCCCACTTTCCAGATTCTTGCGCAATCATCAGCGCCTGGATATTCTATTCTCTGTGCAAAATCATGCCAACCTAATTGCTTTAATTGCTCGGAGAATGGCCCGTGTCGAATTGCCCGTTGTTATCAATGAGCAGACGACCATGTCTATGCATTACGCTATGGAAGCAGGGTTAAAAAACCAGTTCATACCCAAATTGGCTCGCCTTTTATATCATCAGGCAGATGCGGTGGTTTGTATTTCTCAAGGCGTAGCGGATGACATCATCAAAATTACAAAAATTCCTCCCGAAAAAGTTTTTCGGATTTATAATCCTGTTTTACTGCCACCTCATGAGCTAGCGCAAAAAATTGACGCCCCATTTGCTCATGAATGGTTTTCTCCTGATATGCTGCCCGTATTGCTGGCTGTGGGACGCCTCAATGCGGCCAAAGATTATCCAACCTT encodes the following:
- the wecB gene encoding UDP-N-acetylglucosamine 2-epimerase (non-hydrolyzing); its protein translation is MKILTILGTRPEIIRLSRVIEKLDQVSEHIVAHTGQNYDPNLNEVFFQQLGVRAPDHYFDARGSLGEQIGVILTETEKLLLRARPDKLLLLGDTNSALSAIIAKRMGIPVYHMEAGNRCYDDRVPEEVNRRIIDHSSDILMPYTERSRQNLLQEGIPGRRIYVTGNPILEVIEHYSEQIDSSQILKELDISAGEYFLVTLHRSENVDSEDRLRQFAGALDQLQKQYQLPVIISTHPRTRSKLEMFDVAVANPAIRLLPPFGFFDFVALEKNALCVLSDSGTVQEECAIFRVPNVTLRDVTERPETLECGSNMLSGADPAMIQSCVQVVLSQQVNWEPPAEYLVRNVSRSVVKIVTGFLYS
- a CDS encoding glycosyltransferase produces the protein MSDKPPLITIITPVYNGAEYIKPLIESVAAQDYPHIEHLVIDDGSNDDGATVAVLEQYSHLRWWSRENRGQYPTMNEGLNAAEGEIVCFISADDLMTPGAVQAVVDKFLAHPELDGVYGKMLWMSEDGSIRYAQEVITRGPLWFHRYKPFISHCSLYIRKDTIERNNLLFDSSLRYLGDFDWINRIADASLNIKFLDKVLSQVRFHEQQTSRVHADAIKVESEMIHERHSINPQLVKRILFILHWITIIQAAWRAFRRGGIREVRRMANLRTVRS
- a CDS encoding glycosyltransferase, which translates into the protein MQNNGGGVQNIAIFSPSLYIGGAERAVVSLANGFLRQGKSVHLLLASARGPLLDELDPGIEVVDFGQHRVFGTVVPLSRFLRNHQRLDILFSVQNHANLIALIARRMARVELPVVINEQTTMSMHYAMEAGLKNQFIPKLARLLYHQADAVVCISQGVADDIIKITKIPPEKVFRIYNPVLLPPHELAQKIDAPFAHEWFSPDMLPVLLAVGRLNAAKDYPTLLRAFALAREKREMRLLILGEGEERSAIESLIRALGLETSVQLPGSVDNPYPYMARCSAFVLSSSFEGLGNVLIEAMACGASIVATDCKYGPAEILENGRYGALVPVGGVQKMAEAILGALDGKLDGRVLRERASVFSQENAIQQYLDLFQALHRKIRFIGRKKSKGTHNGNK
- a CDS encoding DegT/DnrJ/EryC1/StrS family aminotransferase; translated protein: MKIPITKPYFDEEEFSLVRQSLETGWVVQGPRVAEFERLLSKYSKIPHTLATTSCTTALHLGLVALGIGPGDEVIVPAFTFVATANVIEYQNATPIFCDIDPLTFNIDVAQLESKITERTKAVMPVSLFGLSADMDPIIELARRYNLYVIEDAACAVGAWYKGHHAGALADFGALSFHPRKGIVTGEGGMVLTSDEHLAEKMRSLRDHGATVSDLQRHHSQKSYIMPEYDMVGFNYRMTDIQGAVGVAQMRKFNYIMGKRSEIARRYDDALAELSWLRTPYTPDAYVHGYQSYVCLFAPEEPTMDNVEELHAQRNTLMDQLEEKGIATRQGTQAVHTLGYYREKYSLRPEDYPNAYIADRLTLALPLYVQFTDNEQAYTVKNLKEKREMSRRRV
- a CDS encoding glycosyltransferase family 2 protein, whose protein sequence is MSAQPVITIFTPTYNRANTLVRVFDALCSQTFQKFEWLIIDDGSTDNTAARIQEWQQRAEFPILYYWQENQGKHIAHNHALTKARGKFFLIFDSDDSIVPQALESLLSAWDSIPELERVGFCGTAGLCVDQFGRIVGKSLPQPVVDASSLKMRYAHRVSQEHLNLYVTDILKEFPFPALAVPYLPEGIVLTQIAEKYRIRYLNMPLRVYYVETEYDRIMNINPKLLARSHSYWHQFILNREISWFRYAPFYFVRSSIHYSRFSLHNQQRLKAQFDGLDHGLARLLWLLTFPFGMIVFWKDQLAK